The following are encoded together in the Vespa crabro chromosome 12, iyVesCrab1.2, whole genome shotgun sequence genome:
- the LOC124428389 gene encoding DNA polymerase delta catalytic subunit isoform X4, whose amino-acid sequence MPGSKFGPVAIMRMFGVTEQGNSICCHVHGFCPYLFVTAPQNFTNAHCKPFKDALDQAVKKDMKSNQNTVQEAILAVEIVYKQTVYTYTGNDKNAFLKITVALPKLIAPCKRLLEKEIVYNEFNHTYTPFETNIDFDIRFMVDTSVVGCCWIELPPNTWKLRGQYGHTLPVISRCQLEVDIAWDAFIAHPAEGEWSKVAPFRILSFDIECAGRKGIFPEPNHDPVIQIANMVIRQGETEPFLRNIFTLNTCAPIVGCQVLSFNKEQELLQKWAEFIRQLDPDIFTGYNINNFDFPYLINRAKFLNVKDFEYLGRIKNIKSVIKDQILQSKQMGRREYKIINFEGRVPFDLLLVLIRDYKLRSYSLNAVSYHFLQEQKEDVHHSIITDLQNGNAQTRRRLAVYCLKDAYLPLRLLDKLMCIIIYMEMARVTGVSLMSLLTRGQQIKVVSQLLRKMREKNYLMPVHTGRGSDEQFEGGTVIEPKRGYYSDPIATLDFSSLYPSIIMAHNLCYTTLLTPEKQNKYDLKIDEVTRTPSNSLFVKSTVRKGLLPEILENLLTARKVAKAELKKETDPLKQKVLDGRQYALKVSANSVYGFTGAQMGKLPCLEISASVTAYGRTMIEKTKHEVEQHYCINNGYKNDAVVIYGDTDSVMVNFGVKKIEEAMELGKEAAEYVTSKFIKPIKLEFEKVYFPYLLINKKRYAGLYFTKPDKYDKMDCKGLETVRRDNCPLVAKMMNTCLQKLLIDRNPEDAIDYAKQIISDLLCNRIDISQLVITKELTKTDYAAKQAHVELAAKMKKRDAGTAPKLGDRVPYVFISASKGTPAYQKAEDPIFVLENSIPIDTTYYLENQLSKPLVRIFEPILGEKAQSLLLKGDHTRTKIVVTSKVGALAAFTRKKETCIGCKAVLQPKREKMAVCEHCESREAEIYQTEILAERKLEEKFCRLWTECQRCQGSLHQEVLCTSRDCPIFYMRKKIQLELDTQIKRIERFGIPEW is encoded by the exons ATGCCAGGTAGTAAATTTGGCCCTGTTGCAATCATGAGAATGTTTGGTGTTACTGAACAAGGAAATTCTATTTGCTGTCATGTTCATGGATTTTGTCCATACCTGTTTGTTACAGCACCACAGAACTTCACAAATGCTCATTGTAAACCTTTTAAG GATGCACTCGATCAAGCTGTTAAGAAAGATAtgaaatcaaatcaaaataCCGTTCAAGAAGCTATTTTAGCTGttgaaattgtatataaacaaacggtatatacatatacaggaaatgacaaaaatgcatttttgaaaattactGTTGCACTTCCAAAATTAATAGCACCTTGTAAAAGATTactcgaaaaagaaattgtttataacgaATTTAATCATACTTATACACCCTTTGAAACGAATATTGATTTTGATATtag ATTTATGGTAGACACATCAGTAGTAGGTTGTTGTTGGATTGAATTACCACCAAACACATGGAAATTAAGAGGTCAATATGGACATACATTGCCAGTAATATCTAGATGCCAGTTAGAAGTAGATATTGCATGGGATGCTTTTATAGCTCATCCAGCGGAAGGTGAATGGTCTAAAGTTGCGCCATTTAGAATACTTAGTTTTGATATTGAATGTGCAGGACGAAAAG GTATATTTCCTGAACCTAATCATGATCCTGTCATACAAATTGCAAATATGGTAATAAGACAGGGAGAAACAGAACCATTTCtacgaaatatatttactcTTAATACATGTGCACCTATTGTTGGTTGCCAAGTACTTAGTTTTAACAAAGAACAAGAACTTTTGCAG AAATGGGCTGAATTTATACGACAGTTGGACCCTGATATTTTTACAggatacaatattaataattttgattttccatatttaattaatcgcgCGAAATTTCTCAATGTGAAAGACTTTGAGTATCTTGGTagaatcaaaaatataaagtcTGTAATTAAAGATCAGATATTGCAAAGTAAGCAAATGGGACGGCGtgaatacaaaattataaactttGAAGGCAGAGTACCATTTGACTTACTTTTg GTATTAATTAGAGATTATAAATTGAGGTCCTATTCTTTGAATGCcgtttcttatcattttttgcAAGAGCAAAAAGAAGATGTGCATCATAGTATTATCACTGATTTGCAAAATGGTAATGCACAGACTCGAAGACGTCTTGCTGTGTATTGTTTGAAAGATGCATATTTACCATTGAgattattagataaattaatgtgtataattatttatatggaaATGGCAAGAGTTACTGGTGTATCTTTAATGAGTTTATTAACTCGAGGGCAACAAATTAAAGTTGTTTCTCAACTTTTAAGAAag atgcgagaaaaaaattatttaatgccAGTACACACAGGACGTGGATCAGATGAACAGTTTGAAGGAGGTACTGTTATAGAGCCGAAACGTGGCTATTATAGTGATCCTATAGCTACATTAGATTTCAGTTCCCTGTATCCCAGTATTATTATGGCTCATAATCTATGTTATACAACTTTATTAACGCCTGAGAAACagaataaatatgatttaaaaattgacGAAGTTACGCGTACTCCAAGCAATTCATTATTTGTTAAATCTACTGTTAGAAAAGGGTTGCTTCCtgaaattttagaaaatcttTTGACAGCTAGAAAAGTTGCTAAAGctgaattaaaaaaggaaacagatCCGCTTAAACAAAAAGTTTTAGATGGCAGACAGTATGCTTTGAAGGTATCAGCAAATTCTGTGTATGGATTCACAGGTGCACAGATGGGAAAGTTACCGTGTTTAGAAATTTCTGCT AGTGTTACTGCTTATGGACGCACTATGatagaaaaaacgaaacacgAAGTTGAGCAACATTACTGTATCAACAATGGTTACAAAAACGATGCTGTTGTTATTTATGGTGATACAGATTCTGTTATGGTTAACTTTGGcgtgaaaaagatagaagaagccATGGAACTAGGTAAAGAAGCTGCAGAGTATGTTacatcaaaatttattaaaccCATCAAATTGGAATTTGAAAAGGTCTACTTTCCTtatcttttaataaacaaaaaaagatacgcGGGTCTTTACTTTACAAAGCctgataaatatgataaaatggATTGTAAAGGATTAGAAACAGTGAGAAGAGATAATTGTCCTTTAGTAGCAAAGATGATGAATACTTGTTTGCAAAAATTACTTATTGATAG gAATCCTGAAGATGCTATTGATTAtgcaaaacaaataataagcGATCTTTTGTGTAATCGTATTGACATTTCACAATTGGTTATAACAAAAGAGCTAACAAAGACTGATTATGCTGCTAAACAGGCGCACGTCGAATTAGCAGCCAAGATGAAAAAGCGTGATGCAGGAACTGCACCAAAACTTGGTGATCGTGTtccatatgtatttataagtGCCTCTAAGGGTACTCCAGCTTATCAGAAAGCTGAGGATCCTATATTTGTATTAGAAAATAGTATTCCCATTGATACAacatattatttagaaaatcaaTTATCAAAACCATTAGTACGTATTTTTGAACCAATTCTTGGTGAAAAAGCACAATCGTTACTTTTAAAAGGAGATCATACTCGTACAAAAATTGTTGTTACTTCTAAAGTCGGTGCATTGGCAGCATTCACACGTAAGAAAGAAACGTGTATTGGCTGTAAAGCCGTTTTGCaaccaaaaagagaaaaaatggcTGTGTGTGAGCATTGTGAATCACGTGAAGCAGAAATATATCAGACTGAAATATTGGCCGAAAGGAAATTGGAGGAAAAGTTTTGTAGACTATGGACAGAGTGTCAAAGATGCCAAGGAAGCTTACATCAAGAAGTTTTGTGCACTAG tcgTGACTGTCCTATATTCTACATGAGGAAAAAAATCCAATTAGAGTTGGATACTCAAATAAAAAGGATCGAAAGATTTGGAATTCCAGAGTGGTAA